The genomic segment TGTTGTTACAATTAATCTACCAAAATTAGGTTATCTGGCAGCCGATGAAAATGATTTTTATAAGAGACTGGATAATTTAATGGAGCTTGCAAGAAATAGTTTAAAAATTAAAAGAAAAACTATAGAGAAGCTAACTGATGACAACCTATATCCTTACTCTAAATATTACCTCTGTGATATAAAGAAAAGGTTTGGAGAATACTGGAAAAATCATTTCAATACAATAGGCATAATAGGAATGAATGAAGCTCTTCTAAACTTTATTGGTGTAGACATTATGCATGAGGAGGGATTAGAATTTGCAGAAAAGACAATGGATTTTATGAATGAGAGATTAGAATCATTTCAAGATGAAGATAATATGTTATATAATTTAGAGGCAACCCCTGCTGAAGGAGCAAGCTATAGTCTTGCAAAAAGAGATAAAGAAAAATATCCAAATATTATAACTGCAGGAACAGACAAACCCTATTATACAAACTCCACAAACCTACCTGTTAATTGCAAAATGGATCTTTTTAAATCATTAAAACACCAAGATAAATTACAAGTTAAATATACTGGAGGAACCGTCTTTCATGTGTTTATTGGTGAATCAATTGAAGATAGTACAACTGTAAAAGAATTAGTAAAAAAGATATCCTCTGAATATAGGCTTCCATATTTTACTATAACCCCAACATTTTCAATATGCCCTATACATGGTTATCTTAAAGGCAAACACGAACATTGCCCAATATGCAAACAAGAAAGGCTTGAGCAATTAACAAAAAAGCTGGAAAGCTTACAAGCACAATTAAATACTGTATGATTTACTAATTTTTAATGTAATTTAATAAAAATATAAAATAGGAGGCATTATTATGGATACTCAAAATATTAAAAATGGTGAAACAAAAAAAGAATTGGAAGAAAAAATTGAGGAAATAAAAAAAGAGATTGAAAACACAAAAGGAACAAAGTGTGAAATTTATAGTAGAGTTGTAGGATACCACAGACCAGTGGAAAACTGGAATGATGGCAAAAAAGATGAATTTGAACATAGACAAAATTATATAGTCCATCCACTCAAGAGTGGAGGGACTATTAAAAATTAGAATTACACCCATTTTTTAAGAGAACCCTTACAAAAAGTGAGCATTGTCGATTTTACCCCTATCTCGTTGATTGATTTCCCGGGTAAACTTGCGGCTACCGCCTTTACAAGTGGTTGTAATCTAAGATGCCGTTTCTGTCATAACCCTGAATTAGTATTGACTACTGTTAAGAGAAATATTAATGATGAATTTTTCAGATATATAGCAGAAAACAAAATTAATGCAGTTACTATAACAGGCGGGGAACCCCTAATAAATCCTCATATTAAAAACGTTTTAACACAATTAAAAGATATGAATATAATGGTTAAACTAGATACAAACGGCAGTTTACCTAATAGATTGCTAACACTTTTAGATAATAACCTTATAAATTTCATAGGCCTTGATTTAAAAGGTTTAAATACAAGAGACATACAATATATCACAAGGAACAAAAACTATACACTGCCAATATTTTTAAAAACACTGCGTATTTTAAAAGAACATAGAGAAGTGACGGATAAATTAGATAATATTAATTTTGAAATAAGGATGACCCTTTGGAAACCGTATACCAAAGATGACTTTTTAGGATTTTTTCAACAACTTGAAAAATCTAACATTTATCTTAGAAAAGATGAGCACATAGTTATACAAAAAATGTATTTGACAGATAAGATATTAGACAAACGATTTAAGAGCAACAGTGAGGCACTAATTGCTTCCTCCATAGATTACATAAATAAATTATATAAAGAACTTAAAAGTATAGAAAATATAAAAGTGCGACAGTAAAAATCTCACTTGCGTTTGTGAAGTTGGTAATGTGTGGAAATGGCGTGTGGACGCGGAAAATCTGACTTGCGAAGTTGAAAGACTTTTATGTCATATTAAATTGACATAATGTAACTAATTTACTAATCTATTATTTAGTATTTAAATTTATTAATTTCTTAATTAATGGGGGTGATTTATGAAAAAGTTTATTGCATTATGTGTTGCAATTTTTGTTATGGCTAGCCTCTCATTGAGAGCTGAAAATTTTGATTATGGAATTGGTTTGGCTACTAAGAACCAAGAGAATAAGCTTCTTTATTCAGAACAAAATATAGAACAATTAAAAGATTTAATTGAAAGAATGCAGTCTAACAAAACTACTTACACTGAAAAAGATGTAGAGGGGTTAGCACGTGCAGGCGCTCCTGCTATTAGGGCAATACTTGTTCCTATTATAAATCTATTTGGAACGTTAGAATCAATTTTACAGACGACATCAACAACGCCTTCAGCAGAAAATCAAAATTCAGGTGGCTCTAGTTCTTCTAGTTCAATAATCTATCAATTGATAAATCCAGCAATCAGGCTTGCTACTGGTAGAGAGGTTATAAATATTGATGCTGAGGAGCTCTATAATATGATTCAAAGTGGACAAGAATTGCAGCTCATTGATGTTAGAACAACTAATGAATGGGAACAATTAAGGGTTTCTGGTGCCATAAATATACCTATGCAGGGTGTGAATAGAGCCTTACAAGATGGCACAATCAAACCTAGCATACCAATTGTATATATATGCCAAACAGGCGTTAGAGCATATATGACAGCTTTACTAACATTAACCTATAATGAATTCTCTAATACCCCAGTTTATAATTTAGAAGGTGGCACAGTGGCTTGGGCAGAAGCAGGCCTTCCTACTGAAGGGGAACAAGGGACTCTAAGTACTGAAAGGGGGATAGGAACAAATTAAACAATTCTCCTTCATGAGAGAGTGAAGCATATATCCCACCAGAATTATCCACGGTGTATGTTAAGTTATAATTAATAAAAAAAGGATTTAATAATCTTTTTTTATTCTAAATATAATTTTAAACATTAACTTATTTATGGTCACTCTCTAAATCTCCCAACTTGCGAAATTGGTAATGTGTGGAAATGGCGTAAATACGCGGAAAATCTGACTTGCGAAGTCAGAGGATGCTGTGATGGCGTAAATACGCGAAAAATCTAACTTGCGAAGTCGGAGGATTGGGATATTATTTTAGTGCAAATACTATTGGGGCAGAGAGTTTAATCTCTCTTGGTGGAGCTTTTAAAGGTGAGCACTTTTTTGCTATTTCTATACCAACTTCATCAAGTATGGAAAACCCACTAGATTTTGTTATCTTAATATCTTTTATCTCACCACTCTTTGTTATACTAAATTCTATATAAACAACGCCCTCTATACCCCTTCTCAAAGCAATTGTTGGGTAATATACATTTTTCTTTAATGTTTCATAAACATATTTAGTGTAACTATCTATTAAATTATCTCTCTTTATTAGGCTATTAGAACTTAAGGCAACATCCCTTTTAGACTCATTATCCATATTTTTACGGGCTAAAGTTTTTTCTTTACTTTTGGCCTCATTTGATTTTTTCTGATAAACCTTACTTTTCTTTGATTTTGTTTCTGGTTTATCTTTTTCTTTCAACACTTTTGATTTTTTTTTCTCAGGCTTACTTTCATCTATCTTTTTTTCTCCATCATCTAAATTTATAGTTTTTTCTTTTACATTAGAGACTTTTTTTCTAACTTTCTCTTTTACCTCATTGTTTTTATTATCTTTATTATTTTTATTGTTTCTCACTACTTGCTTTTTAACGGGTTTTTCA from the Deferribacterota bacterium genome contains:
- the nrdD gene encoding anaerobic ribonucleoside-triphosphate reductase, yielding MDTQNIKNGETKKELEEKIEEIKKEIENTKGTKCEIYSRVVGYHRPVENWNDGKKDEFEHRQNYIVHPLKSGGTIKN
- a CDS encoding rhodanese-like domain-containing protein translates to MKKFIALCVAIFVMASLSLRAENFDYGIGLATKNQENKLLYSEQNIEQLKDLIERMQSNKTTYTEKDVEGLARAGAPAIRAILVPIINLFGTLESILQTTSTTPSAENQNSGGSSSSSSIIYQLINPAIRLATGREVINIDAEELYNMIQSGQELQLIDVRTTNEWEQLRVSGAINIPMQGVNRALQDGTIKPSIPIVYICQTGVRAYMTALLTLTYNEFSNTPVYNLEGGTVAWAEAGLPTEGEQGTLSTERGIGTN
- the nrdD gene encoding anaerobic ribonucleoside-triphosphate reductase, which codes for VVTINLPKLGYLAADENDFYKRLDNLMELARNSLKIKRKTIEKLTDDNLYPYSKYYLCDIKKRFGEYWKNHFNTIGIIGMNEALLNFIGVDIMHEEGLEFAEKTMDFMNERLESFQDEDNMLYNLEATPAEGASYSLAKRDKEKYPNIITAGTDKPYYTNSTNLPVNCKMDLFKSLKHQDKLQVKYTGGTVFHVFIGESIEDSTTVKELVKKISSEYRLPYFTITPTFSICPIHGYLKGKHEHCPICKQERLEQLTKKLESLQAQLNTV
- a CDS encoding anaerobic ribonucleoside-triphosphate reductase activating protein, coding for MSIVDFTPISLIDFPGKLAATAFTSGCNLRCRFCHNPELVLTTVKRNINDEFFRYIAENKINAVTITGGEPLINPHIKNVLTQLKDMNIMVKLDTNGSLPNRLLTLLDNNLINFIGLDLKGLNTRDIQYITRNKNYTLPIFLKTLRILKEHREVTDKLDNINFEIRMTLWKPYTKDDFLGFFQQLEKSNIYLRKDEHIVIQKMYLTDKILDKRFKSNSEALIASSIDYINKLYKELKSIENIKVRQ
- a CDS encoding energy transducer TonB; translation: MLLLNLSNVNNNKVQISQNTVNLYIEKKSINKSYNKPKEKLTKKRIEKKEEFEKPVKKQVVRNNKNNKDNKNNEVKEKVRKKVSNVKEKTINLDDGEKKIDESKPEKKKSKVLKEKDKPETKSKKSKVYQKKSNEAKSKEKTLARKNMDNESKRDVALSSNSLIKRDNLIDSYTKYVYETLKKNVYYPTIALRRGIEGVVYIEFSITKSGEIKDIKITKSSGFSILDEVGIEIAKKCSPLKAPPREIKLSAPIVFALK